In the Pseudomonas sp. ADAK2 genome, one interval contains:
- the yjiA gene encoding GTPase, giving the protein MRPGDLILLAPIPVTILSGFLGAGKTTLLRHLLKAEHGLKIAVIENEFSDAGIDTQLLGDEPVQVMTLSNGCVCCTIHTDLTKALYLLLERLDSGEIAFDRLVIECTGLADPAPVAQTFFIDEELRERYILDGIITLVDAAHAETHLTQTIAQAQIGFADRLLVSKRDLVDEPTFTALSERLTRINRRAPIRVVEHGKIDLAQLLDVRGFNLNADLGGGVSLRPVSKAPSIDRISSLVLRTDQPLDLDKLSEFMNELLEDHGKQLLRYKGVLNIVGEPRRMVFQGVLKLYGFDWDTEWAEGEARESVIVFIADDLPEEKIREGFARVAAV; this is encoded by the coding sequence TTGCGTCCGGGAGACCTTATTTTGTTAGCCCCTATCCCTGTCACGATCCTCAGCGGCTTCCTCGGCGCGGGTAAAACCACACTGCTGCGCCACCTGCTCAAAGCCGAGCACGGCCTGAAAATCGCCGTGATCGAAAACGAATTCAGCGACGCCGGCATCGACACCCAACTGTTGGGCGACGAGCCGGTGCAAGTGATGACGCTGTCCAACGGCTGCGTCTGCTGCACCATTCACACCGACCTGACCAAGGCCCTCTATCTGCTGCTCGAACGCCTGGACAGCGGTGAAATCGCCTTCGATCGCCTGGTGATCGAATGCACCGGCCTGGCCGACCCGGCCCCGGTGGCGCAAACCTTCTTCATCGATGAAGAACTGCGCGAACGCTACATTCTCGACGGCATCATCACGTTAGTGGACGCGGCGCATGCCGAGACCCACCTGACCCAGACCATCGCCCAGGCGCAAATCGGTTTCGCCGACCGTTTGCTGGTGAGCAAGCGTGATCTGGTGGATGAGCCGACCTTCACCGCGTTGAGTGAGCGCCTGACCCGCATCAACCGTCGCGCCCCGATCCGCGTGGTCGAGCACGGCAAGATCGACCTGGCGCAATTGCTCGATGTACGCGGTTTCAATCTGAATGCCGACCTCGGCGGCGGCGTGAGTTTGCGGCCGGTGAGCAAGGCGCCGTCCATCGACCGGATTTCCAGCCTCGTGCTGCGTACCGATCAGCCGCTGGATCTCGACAAGCTCAGCGAGTTCATGAACGAACTGCTTGAAGACCACGGCAAGCAACTGCTGCGCTACAAGGGGGTGTTGAACATCGTCGGCGAGCCACGGCGCATGGTGTTTCAGGGCGTGCTGAAGTTGTACGGTTTCGACTGGGACACCGAGTGGGCGGAGGGCGAGGCGCGGGAAAGTGTGATTGTGTTTATTGCCGATGATTTGCCGGAAGAGAAGATTCGCGAAGGGTTTGCGCGGGTGGCGGCTGTTTGA
- a CDS encoding PilZ domain-containing protein, with translation MSEHPADRRRFKRFAFDARTELSQGELTWPVKLIDLSLKGALIEKPEPWLGNPDWHFLLDIHLNTDVEIKMDVMLTHDDHGQLGFVCKHISLESIERLRRLIEFNLGDPEELERELGALIEV, from the coding sequence ATGAGCGAGCACCCTGCAGATCGCCGCCGCTTCAAACGTTTTGCGTTCGACGCCCGAACCGAGCTGAGCCAGGGCGAACTCACCTGGCCGGTGAAGCTGATCGACCTGTCGCTCAAGGGGGCGCTGATCGAAAAGCCCGAGCCGTGGCTGGGCAATCCGGATTGGCATTTCCTGCTCGATATTCATCTGAATACAGACGTCGAGATCAAGATGGATGTGATGCTGACCCACGATGACCACGGTCAGCTCGGCTTCGTCTGCAAACACATCAGCCTGGAATCCATCGAGCGTTTGCGGCGCTTGATCGAGTTCAACCTGGGCGATCCCGAGGAATTGGAACGCGAACTGGGTGCCCTGATCGAGGTTTAA
- a CDS encoding FadR/GntR family transcriptional regulator produces MITTSTVVNSVVEKLRAALARGQWRSGEMLPGQRELAEQLGISRPSLREAVIVLETLGLVRSMPGKGVVVLEANLSDSQRHDSAVAGASLEDVLQLRYTLEPFIVGLVAQSISSKEVGQLRLTLMDMREALEANDSEAGVNAYIAFHEELFTLTSNPIFQSVVQQTSNALKQSAEVLRNSPEHLAERLEENEAVVRAIRSKNSAQASAEMRRHILREGQRMGIELNIPDDHLGS; encoded by the coding sequence GTGATTACCACTTCAACGGTCGTCAATTCAGTCGTAGAAAAACTTCGGGCCGCGCTGGCCCGGGGTCAGTGGCGCTCCGGCGAAATGCTGCCGGGCCAGCGTGAACTGGCCGAACAACTGGGCATCAGCCGCCCGAGCCTGCGCGAAGCCGTCATCGTCCTCGAAACCCTCGGCCTGGTGCGCTCAATGCCGGGCAAAGGCGTGGTGGTGCTGGAAGCCAACCTCAGCGACAGCCAACGCCACGACAGTGCGGTGGCCGGCGCCAGCCTGGAGGACGTGCTGCAACTGCGCTACACCCTCGAGCCGTTCATCGTCGGACTGGTGGCGCAATCGATCAGCAGCAAGGAAGTCGGGCAACTGCGCCTGACCCTGATGGACATGCGCGAAGCCCTGGAGGCCAACGACAGTGAAGCCGGGGTCAACGCCTACATCGCGTTCCACGAAGAACTGTTCACCCTGACCTCGAACCCGATCTTCCAGAGCGTGGTGCAGCAGACCAGCAACGCCCTCAAGCAAAGCGCCGAAGTGCTGCGCAATTCGCCGGAGCATTTGGCCGAACGCCTGGAAGAAAACGAAGCGGTGGTGCGGGCGATCCGCAGCAAGAACAGCGCCCAGGCCAGCGCCGAGATGCGGCGGCACATCCTCCGTGAAGGCCAACGGATGGGCATCGAACTGAATATTCCGGACGACCACCTCGGCAGTTGA
- a CDS encoding carbon starvation CstA family protein yields MKNNNSLLRHLPWLLLAIVGACALGVVALRRGEAINALWIVVAAVAIYLVAYRYYSLFIANNVMQLDPRRATPAVLNNDGLDYVPTNKHILFGHHFAAIAGAGPLVGPVLAAQMGYLPGTLWLIAGVVLAGAVQDFMILFLSTRRNGRSLGDMVREEMGRIPGTIALFGCFLIMIIILAVLALIVVKALAESPWGIFTVMATIPIAMFMGIYMRYIRPGRIGEISVVGVLLLLGSIWLGGQIAADPVWAKAFSFTGVQITWMLVGYGFVAASLPVWLILAPRDYLSTFLKIGTIIALAIGILVTMPELKMPALTQFIDGTGPVWKGGLFPFLFITIACGAVSGFHALISSGTTPKLLDNEVNARYIGYGAMLMESFVAIMAMVAASVIEPGVYFAMNSPAAVVGGDVVAVAQTVSSWGFAITPEALQAVAHDIGETTILARAGGAPTLAVGIAQILHSVLPGENTMAFWYHFAILFEALFILTAVDAGTRAGRFMLQDLLGSFVPSLKRTESWTANLIATAGCVAMWGWLLYQGVIDPLGGINTLWPLFGISNQMLAGIALMLATVVLIKMKRQRYIWVTLLPAAWLLICTTTAGFIKLFDANPAIGFLSLAKKYSDALANGQILAPAKDITQMQHVIFNAYTNATLTALFLFVVFSILFYALKVGISAWGTKERTDKEAPFQAVPDA; encoded by the coding sequence ATGAAAAATAATAATAGCCTGCTACGCCATCTACCCTGGCTGCTGCTGGCAATCGTAGGAGCGTGCGCCCTTGGCGTAGTGGCATTGCGTCGAGGCGAGGCGATCAACGCCTTGTGGATTGTGGTCGCGGCCGTGGCCATTTATCTGGTTGCCTATCGTTACTACAGTCTGTTTATCGCAAACAATGTGATGCAGCTCGACCCGCGCCGGGCCACCCCCGCCGTGCTTAACAATGATGGCCTGGACTACGTCCCGACCAACAAACACATCCTCTTCGGTCACCACTTCGCGGCCATTGCTGGCGCGGGGCCTTTGGTCGGTCCGGTGTTGGCAGCGCAGATGGGCTACCTGCCCGGTACGCTGTGGCTGATTGCCGGCGTGGTGCTGGCCGGTGCGGTGCAGGATTTCATGATCCTGTTCCTCTCCACCCGCCGTAACGGTCGCTCGCTGGGCGATATGGTCCGTGAAGAAATGGGCCGCATCCCCGGGACCATCGCGCTGTTTGGCTGCTTCCTGATCATGATCATCATCCTCGCGGTGCTGGCGCTGATCGTGGTCAAAGCCCTGGCCGAAAGCCCATGGGGCATTTTCACGGTGATGGCGACCATCCCGATCGCGATGTTCATGGGCATTTACATGCGCTACATCCGCCCGGGCCGCATCGGTGAAATCTCCGTGGTCGGCGTGTTGCTGCTGCTGGGTTCGATCTGGCTGGGCGGGCAGATTGCCGCCGATCCAGTGTGGGCCAAGGCATTCAGCTTCACTGGCGTGCAGATTACCTGGATGCTGGTCGGTTACGGTTTCGTGGCCGCCTCGTTACCGGTCTGGCTGATTCTGGCACCGCGTGACTACCTGTCGACGTTCCTGAAAATCGGCACCATCATTGCCTTGGCGATCGGCATTCTGGTCACCATGCCCGAGCTGAAAATGCCGGCATTGACGCAGTTTATCGACGGCACCGGGCCGGTGTGGAAGGGCGGGTTATTCCCGTTCCTGTTTATCACCATTGCCTGTGGCGCGGTCTCGGGTTTCCACGCGCTGATCTCTTCCGGCACCACGCCGAAGCTGCTGGATAACGAAGTCAATGCCCGCTACATCGGCTACGGCGCGATGTTGATGGAATCCTTCGTCGCGATCATGGCCATGGTTGCCGCCTCGGTGATCGAGCCGGGCGTGTACTTCGCCATGAACAGCCCGGCGGCAGTCGTCGGCGGTGACGTGGTGGCCGTGGCGCAAACCGTCAGCAGCTGGGGCTTTGCCATTACCCCGGAAGCGCTGCAAGCGGTGGCCCATGACATTGGTGAAACCACCATCCTCGCCCGCGCTGGCGGCGCCCCGACCCTGGCGGTCGGCATCGCGCAGATCCTGCACAGCGTGTTGCCGGGTGAAAACACCATGGCGTTCTGGTACCACTTCGCGATCCTGTTTGAAGCGCTGTTCATCCTGACCGCCGTGGACGCCGGTACCCGTGCCGGACGCTTCATGCTTCAGGATTTGCTCGGTTCCTTTGTGCCGTCGCTCAAACGCACGGAATCCTGGACCGCCAACCTGATCGCCACCGCCGGTTGTGTGGCGATGTGGGGCTGGTTGCTGTACCAGGGCGTGATCGATCCACTCGGCGGGATCAACACCTTGTGGCCGCTGTTCGGCATCTCCAACCAGATGCTCGCCGGCATCGCGCTGATGCTTGCCACGGTTGTGCTGATCAAAATGAAACGCCAACGCTACATCTGGGTGACCTTGCTGCCCGCCGCGTGGTTGCTGATCTGCACCACCACTGCCGGTTTCATCAAGCTGTTCGACGCCAACCCGGCGATCGGCTTCCTGTCCCTGGCGAAAAAATACAGCGATGCCTTGGCTAACGGCCAGATCCTCGCCCCGGCCAAGGACATTACGCAGATGCAACACGTGATCTTCAACGCCTACACCAACGCAACACTGACGGCGCTGTTCCTGTTTGTGGTGTTCAGCATCCTGTTCTATGCGCTCAAGGTCGGGATTTCCGCCTGGGGTACCAAAGAACGTACGGATAAAGAAGCGCCCTTCCAGGCTGTGCCGGACGCGTAA
- a CDS encoding YbdD/YjiX family protein, whose product MFNDLSRLGKYLGQAARLMVGMPDYDNYVEHMQTKHPDKPMMSYEMFFRERQEARYGGKGGPKCC is encoded by the coding sequence ATGTTCAATGACCTGAGTCGCCTCGGTAAATACCTCGGTCAGGCCGCGCGCCTGATGGTCGGCATGCCCGACTACGACAACTACGTCGAGCATATGCAAACCAAGCACCCGGACAAACCGATGATGAGCTACGAGATGTTCTTCCGGGAACGTCAGGAAGCGCGTTACGGTGGCAAGGGTGGGCCGAAGTGCTGTTGA
- the radA gene encoding DNA repair protein RadA: MAKAKRMYGCTECGSTFPKWAGQCGECGAWNTLTETMVESGGAAVPSGRTGWTGQQAQIKTLAEVSVEEIPRFSTASSELDRVLGGGLVDGSVVLIGGDPGIGKSTILLQTLCNLAKSMPALYVTGEESQQQVAMRARRLGLPQDKLRVMTETCIETIIATARLEKPKVMVIDSIQTIFTEQLQSAPGGVSQVRESAALLVRYAKQSGTAIFLVGHVTKEGALAGPRVLEHMVDTVLYFEGESDGRLRLLRAVKNRFGAVNELGVFGMTDKGLKEVSNPSAIFLTRAQEEVPGSVVMATWEGTRPMLVEVQALVDDSHLANPRRVTLGLDQNRLAMLLAVLHRHGGIPTHDQDVFLNVVGGVKVLETASDLALMAAVMSSLRNRPLPHDLLVFGEVGLSGEVRPVPSGQERLKEAAKHGFKRAIVPKGNAPKEAPPGLQIIAVTRLEQALDALFE; the protein is encoded by the coding sequence ATGGCCAAGGCCAAGCGCATGTACGGCTGCACCGAGTGCGGCTCCACCTTCCCCAAGTGGGCCGGCCAGTGCGGCGAGTGCGGGGCCTGGAACACGCTGACCGAAACCATGGTCGAGAGCGGCGGCGCTGCGGTCCCCAGCGGTCGCACCGGTTGGACCGGCCAACAGGCCCAGATCAAGACCCTGGCCGAAGTCAGTGTCGAAGAGATTCCGCGTTTTTCCACGGCCTCCAGTGAACTTGATCGCGTGCTGGGCGGTGGCCTGGTGGACGGCTCGGTGGTGTTGATCGGCGGTGACCCCGGCATCGGCAAATCGACCATTTTGTTGCAAACCTTGTGCAACCTCGCCAAGAGCATGCCGGCGCTGTACGTCACCGGTGAAGAATCCCAGCAACAAGTGGCCATGCGCGCCCGTCGTCTTGGTTTACCCCAGGACAAACTGCGGGTGATGACCGAAACCTGCATCGAAACCATCATCGCCACGGCCCGGCTGGAAAAGCCCAAGGTCATGGTGATCGATTCGATCCAGACGATTTTCACCGAGCAACTGCAATCGGCACCCGGCGGCGTGTCCCAGGTGCGCGAAAGTGCGGCACTGCTGGTGCGTTATGCCAAGCAGAGCGGCACGGCGATTTTCCTGGTGGGCCATGTGACCAAGGAAGGCGCATTGGCCGGCCCGCGTGTTCTGGAGCACATGGTCGACACCGTGCTGTATTTCGAAGGCGAGTCCGATGGCCGTTTGCGTCTGCTGCGGGCGGTTAAAAACCGTTTCGGCGCGGTGAATGAACTGGGTGTGTTCGGCATGACCGACAAGGGCCTGAAAGAAGTCTCCAACCCTTCGGCGATTTTTCTCACCCGTGCTCAGGAAGAAGTCCCGGGCAGTGTGGTCATGGCGACGTGGGAAGGCACCCGGCCGATGTTGGTCGAAGTGCAAGCGCTGGTGGATGACAGTCATTTGGCCAACCCGCGACGGGTCACGCTGGGGCTGGATCAGAATCGGCTGGCCATGTTGCTGGCGGTGCTGCACCGACATGGCGGCATTCCGACCCACGATCAGGATGTGTTTCTCAACGTGGTCGGCGGGGTGAAAGTGCTGGAGACCGCCTCTGACCTGGCGCTGATGGCAGCGGTGATGTCGAGCCTGCGCAACCGGCCGCTGCCCCATGATTTGCTGGTGTTTGGCGAAGTCGGCTTGTCCGGTGAAGTGCGTCCGGTACCGAGTGGTCAGGAGCGTCTGAAGGAAGCGGCCAAGCACGGCTTCAAGCGCGCCATCGTGCCCAAGGGTAATGCGCCGAAAGAAGCGCCGCCGGGGTTGCAGATCATTGCGGTTACCCGGCTGGAGCAGGCCCTCGACGCTTTGTTCGAATAA
- a CDS encoding catalase — MTSTIGFGAFPLRALGVLSASVLSFAVSAATLTRDNGAAVGDNQNSQTAGATGPVLLQDVQLIQKLQRFDRERIPERVVHARGTGAHGTFTVTDDLSDLTKAKVFAGGQSTPVFVRFSAVVHGNHSPETLRDPRGFATKFYTADGNWDLVGNNFPTFFIRDAIKFPDMVHAFKPDPRTNLDDDSRRFDFFSHVPEATRTLTELYSNSGTPASYREMDGNGVHAYKLVNAKGDVHYVKFHWKSLQGIKNLDPQEVTNVQGQDYSHMTNDLVTHIAKGDFPKWDLYVQVLNSKDLYKFDFDPLDATKIWPGIPERKVGQMVLNRNPANVFQETEQVAMAPANLVPGIEPSEDRLLQGRVFSYADTQMYRLGANALQLPINAPKVAVNNGNQDGAMNSGASSTGVNYQPSRLLPREEPQTARYSQSALSGSTQQTKIQHEQNFKQAGDLYRSFSPKERQDLIDNFGGSLASTDDESKHIMLSFLYKADPEYGTGVTKVAKGDLARVKALAAKLVD, encoded by the coding sequence ATGACTTCCACGATTGGCTTCGGGGCTTTTCCCCTACGTGCCCTGGGCGTTTTGAGCGCCAGTGTGCTGTCCTTCGCCGTCAGTGCCGCGACCCTGACCCGCGATAACGGTGCCGCCGTCGGCGACAACCAGAACTCGCAAACCGCCGGCGCCACGGGCCCGGTGCTGCTGCAAGACGTGCAACTGATCCAGAAACTCCAGCGTTTCGACCGTGAACGCATCCCTGAGCGCGTGGTGCATGCCCGTGGTACCGGCGCCCATGGCACCTTCACCGTCACGGACGACCTCAGCGATCTGACCAAGGCCAAGGTGTTCGCCGGCGGCCAGAGCACGCCAGTATTCGTGCGCTTCTCGGCGGTGGTGCATGGCAACCATTCCCCGGAAACCCTGCGCGACCCTCGCGGTTTCGCCACCAAGTTCTACACCGCGGACGGTAACTGGGACCTGGTCGGCAACAATTTCCCGACCTTCTTTATCCGGGATGCCATCAAATTCCCGGACATGGTCCATGCCTTCAAGCCCGATCCGCGTACCAACCTTGACGACGATTCGCGCCGTTTCGATTTCTTCTCCCATGTGCCGGAAGCCACTCGCACCCTGACCGAGTTGTATTCCAACTCAGGTACGCCTGCCAGTTATCGGGAAATGGACGGTAATGGTGTTCACGCCTACAAGTTGGTGAATGCCAAAGGCGACGTGCACTACGTGAAGTTTCATTGGAAAAGTTTGCAGGGCATTAAAAATCTCGATCCACAGGAAGTTACTAACGTTCAAGGTCAAGACTACAGTCATATGACTAACGATTTGGTTACTCATATAGCCAAGGGAGATTTTCCGAAGTGGGACTTGTACGTTCAAGTTTTAAATTCTAAAGATTTGTACAAGTTTGATTTTGATCCATTGGATGCAACCAAGATTTGGCCAGGCATTCCTGAGCGCAAAGTTGGACAAATGGTGTTAAACCGTAATCCGGCCAATGTATTCCAGGAAACCGAACAAGTTGCCATGGCGCCCGCCAATCTGGTTCCCGGTATCGAACCTTCGGAAGATCGTTTGTTACAGGGCCGCGTGTTCTCTTATGCCGATACGCAGATGTATCGCCTGGGCGCCAATGCCCTGCAACTGCCAATCAATGCGCCCAAGGTTGCGGTCAATAACGGTAATCAGGATGGCGCCATGAACAGCGGTGCCAGCAGCACCGGCGTGAATTACCAGCCAAGCCGTTTGCTGCCCCGTGAGGAGCCGCAAACCGCACGCTACAGCCAGTCGGCGCTGTCAGGCAGCACCCAGCAGACGAAGATCCAGCACGAGCAGAACTTCAAGCAGGCCGGCGATCTGTATCGCTCGTTCAGCCCGAAGGAGCGCCAGGACCTGATCGACAACTTCGGCGGCTCGCTGGCCAGCACCGACGACGAGAGCAAGCACATCATGCTGTCGTTCCTTTATAAGGCCGACCCGGAATACGGCACCGGCGTGACCAAGGTGGCCAAGGGTGACCTGGCCCGGGTCAAGGCACTGGCGGCCAAACTGGTCGACTGA
- a CDS encoding ankyrin repeat domain-containing protein: protein MRFYLSVFLAALSFSVFAEPAADVPQDPAALKTQLQDYYFDAARRGDVPMLDTFIEAGYSLDTRDSKGYTALILAAYHGQSAAVDRLLAAGADACAQDQRGNTALMGAIFKGEVQIARTLLAANCSPDQRNGAGQTAAMYAGLFHRVELLDALKAKGADLNAEDPLGNSAARLASGEIRNAVPR, encoded by the coding sequence ATGCGTTTCTATCTATCTGTGTTTCTGGCAGCCCTCTCGTTCAGTGTGTTTGCCGAACCGGCAGCGGACGTCCCACAAGACCCCGCCGCGCTGAAAACCCAATTGCAGGATTATTACTTCGATGCCGCCCGCCGTGGCGATGTGCCGATGCTCGACACCTTCATCGAGGCCGGTTACTCCCTCGATACCCGCGACAGCAAGGGTTATACCGCGTTGATTCTGGCGGCCTATCACGGCCAGAGTGCCGCGGTGGACCGTCTGCTCGCCGCCGGCGCCGATGCCTGCGCCCAGGATCAGCGGGGCAACACAGCGCTGATGGGTGCCATTTTCAAGGGCGAGGTACAGATCGCCCGAACCCTGTTGGCGGCCAATTGCAGCCCCGACCAACGTAACGGTGCCGGGCAGACCGCGGCGATGTATGCCGGGTTGTTCCACCGTGTCGAGTTGCTGGATGCGCTCAAGGCCAAGGGCGCCGACCTGAATGCCGAGGATCCGCTGGGCAATAGCGCCGCGCGTCTGGCCAGCGGTGAAATCCGCAACGCGGTGCCGCGCTGA
- a CDS encoding GntR family transcriptional regulator yields the protein MNSFAPAPTLSALPFPQRADDLYARIFDAILEQRIDTASRFTEESLAQMFSARRSDIRGVLTQLSHQQVIVLRANHRPRVAALDSEQTRQMLHARRLTETTLVRLACQQTGPQDLQPLRDLIESERNCTESGAAIRLSGEFHLQLAKMAGNAPLAHFLGSLVRLTSLAIAQFEAEREGYCVWQVHQAILEAVERKDAVMAVTVLSRHLDYLEEALLNAGSSINRNRVAG from the coding sequence ATGAACAGCTTCGCCCCAGCGCCAACCCTCAGCGCCCTGCCCTTTCCCCAGCGGGCGGATGATCTCTATGCGCGGATCTTCGACGCGATTCTCGAACAGCGTATTGATACGGCCAGCCGCTTCACCGAAGAAAGCCTGGCGCAGATGTTCAGCGCCCGGCGCAGTGATATTCGCGGTGTGCTGACGCAATTGTCCCATCAGCAGGTCATCGTCCTGCGGGCCAACCATCGGCCCCGTGTCGCCGCGCTCGACAGCGAGCAGACCCGGCAGATGCTGCATGCCCGGCGCCTGACCGAAACTACTTTGGTGCGACTGGCCTGCCAGCAAACCGGCCCGCAAGACTTGCAACCGCTGCGAGACTTGATCGAAAGCGAGCGCAACTGTACCGAGAGTGGAGCAGCAATCCGCTTATCGGGGGAGTTTCATTTGCAGTTGGCGAAAATGGCGGGGAATGCACCGTTGGCGCATTTTCTTGGCAGTCTGGTGCGGCTGACTTCGCTGGCGATTGCGCAGTTTGAGGCTGAGCGGGAGGGATATTGCGTGTGGCAAGTGCATCAGGCCATTCTGGAGGCGGTGGAGCGAAAAGACGCGGTTATGGCGGTGACCGTGCTGAGCCGACATCTGGATTATCTGGAGGAGGCTTTGCTAAACGCTGGATCTTCAATCAATCGGAATCGTGTCGCCGGTTAG
- a CDS encoding C4-dicarboxylate transporter DctA: MLRWCSRSIFLQVVLGLVLGIVCGLTLPEYSAQLKPLGDGFIKLIKMLIGLIVFCVVVSGISGAGDLKKVGRIGLKSVIYFEVLTTIALVIGLVFAFSTGIGSGANIHLDQLAKADMGDLAQRGQQMHTTTQFLMDLIPTSVIGAFADNNILQVLLFSVLFGSALNLVGEAASGISRLINELSHVIFRIMGMIVRLAPIGVFGAIAFTTSKYGLDSLQHLGSLVGLFYLTCAAFVSLILGLVMRLSGLRMWPLLKYLREELLIVMGTASSDAVLPQIMRKLEHLGIGSSTVGLVIPTGYSFNLDGFSIYLTLAIVFIANATGTPLAMTDLLTILLVSLITSKGAHGIPGSALVILAATLTAIPAIPVVGLVLVLAVDWFMGIGRALTNLIGNCVATVAIARWEKDIDVQRANKVLSGQVGYTFQPRKPVAPAHQQEF; the protein is encoded by the coding sequence ATGCTCAGATGGTGCTCGCGTTCAATCTTCCTCCAAGTGGTTCTCGGACTGGTGCTCGGCATCGTCTGCGGGCTGACCCTTCCCGAATACTCCGCACAGCTCAAACCCCTGGGCGACGGTTTCATCAAACTGATCAAGATGCTCATCGGCCTCATCGTGTTCTGCGTGGTGGTCAGCGGCATCAGCGGCGCGGGCGATCTGAAGAAGGTCGGGCGCATCGGCCTCAAGTCGGTCATCTACTTCGAAGTGCTGACCACCATCGCTCTGGTAATTGGCCTGGTGTTCGCTTTCAGCACCGGGATTGGCAGCGGCGCGAACATTCATCTGGATCAACTGGCCAAAGCCGACATGGGCGATCTGGCCCAGCGCGGCCAGCAGATGCACACCACCACCCAGTTCTTGATGGACCTGATCCCGACCTCGGTGATCGGTGCTTTCGCCGATAACAACATCCTGCAAGTGCTGCTGTTTTCGGTGCTGTTCGGCAGTGCATTGAACCTGGTCGGTGAAGCGGCCTCGGGCATCTCGCGGCTGATCAACGAACTCAGCCACGTGATCTTTCGCATCATGGGCATGATCGTGCGCCTGGCGCCGATCGGCGTGTTCGGCGCCATCGCCTTCACCACCAGCAAATATGGCCTGGATTCGCTGCAACACTTGGGCAGCCTGGTCGGCCTGTTCTACCTGACCTGCGCCGCGTTCGTGTCGCTGATCCTCGGCCTGGTGATGCGCCTGTCCGGCCTGCGGATGTGGCCGTTGCTCAAGTACCTGCGTGAAGAACTGTTGATCGTCATGGGCACCGCTTCGTCCGACGCCGTGTTGCCGCAAATCATGCGCAAACTGGAACACCTGGGCATCGGCAGTTCCACAGTCGGGCTGGTGATTCCAACCGGTTACTCGTTCAACCTCGACGGTTTCTCGATTTACCTGACCCTGGCCATCGTCTTCATTGCCAACGCCACCGGCACGCCGCTGGCCATGACCGACTTGCTGACGATTCTGCTGGTGTCGCTGATCACCTCCAAAGGTGCCCACGGCATTCCGGGCTCGGCGCTGGTGATTCTGGCGGCGACCCTGACCGCGATCCCGGCGATTCCGGTGGTCGGCCTGGTGCTGGTGCTAGCGGTGGACTGGTTCATGGGCATCGGCCGGGCGCTGACCAACCTGATCGGCAACTGCGTCGCCACCGTGGCCATCGCCCGCTGGGAAAAAGACATCGATGTGCAACGGGCGAACAAGGTGCTTTCCGGCCAGGTGGGGTATACCTTCCAGCCGAGAAAACCGGTGGCGCCGGCGCATCAACAGGAATTCTGA